The following proteins are co-located in the Triticum aestivum cultivar Chinese Spring chromosome 1A, IWGSC CS RefSeq v2.1, whole genome shotgun sequence genome:
- the LOC123088428 gene encoding uncharacterized protein has translation MAKLMCLCFIILTIAVAVSADECEGDRQAMIKECAKYQKWPANPKLNPSDKCCAVWQKANIPCLCAGVTKEKEKIWCMEKVAYVANFCKKPFPHGYKCGSYTFPPLA, from the exons ATGGCGAAACTCATGTGCTTATGTTTCATCATCCTCACTATTGCGGTAGCCGTGTCGGCTGACGAATGTGAGGGTGACCGACAGGCCATGATCAAGGAGTGTGCTAAGTATCAAAAATGGCCAGCAAACCCGAAGCTAAATCCGTCGGACAAATGCTGCGCCGTGTGGCAGAAGGCAAACATCCCATGCCTTTGTGCTGGTGTCACCAAGGAGAAAGAGAAGATATGGTGTATGGAGAAGGTTGCCTATGTTGCCAATTTCTGCAAGAAGCCATTCCCACACGGCTACAAGTGCGGAA GTTACACATTTCCTCCTCTGGCGTAG